In Syntrophotaleaceae bacterium, a genomic segment contains:
- the fdxB gene encoding ferredoxin III, nif-specific encodes MAYYTGKTRDGSDWTPTFIESIDDEKCLGCGRCYKVCSKKVLAFKEIDEEDSARMFMYIANPGKCIGCAACGVTCPKKAFSFKPLTI; translated from the coding sequence ATGGCTTACTACACCGGAAAAACCCGCGACGGCAGCGACTGGACCCCGACTTTCATAGAATCGATTGATGATGAAAAGTGCCTCGGTTGCGGACGCTGCTACAAGGTTTGTTCCAAGAAGGTTCTGGCTTTCAAGGAAATTGATGAGGAAGATTCCGCCCGCATGTTCATGTACATAGCCAACCCAGGTAAATGTATCGGCTGTGCAGCCTGCGGCGTGACCTGCCCCAAAAAAGCTTTTTCCTTCAAACCGTTGACCATCTAG
- a CDS encoding methyl-accepting chemotaxis protein, giving the protein MSTIEDRSKVLTLGIVGGGRGGLEMLKVFAGSEMVKVVYLVDRDTQAIGMVEAKARGVSTQTDLVAAVKGHRTDFIIEATGSEKVYELIKENLQPGTELVSSKASLMFYNVLAENRRKTNQAVFSEMTTIGEEISRSTKTVKKALSGITQVAVNLEMLAINAAIEAARAGEKGRSFSVVADAVKGTASEAKVLVEGIESVNNNNIQMSRNLEDLLEKLH; this is encoded by the coding sequence ATGAGCACGATAGAAGATAGGTCGAAGGTATTGACTCTGGGGATCGTCGGCGGAGGGCGCGGCGGTCTCGAGATGCTCAAGGTGTTTGCCGGAAGTGAAATGGTCAAGGTGGTTTATCTGGTCGATCGTGATACCCAGGCCATCGGCATGGTCGAAGCCAAGGCGCGCGGCGTCTCCACTCAGACTGATTTGGTGGCCGCCGTCAAGGGACACCGAACCGATTTCATCATCGAGGCCACCGGATCGGAAAAGGTTTATGAATTGATCAAGGAAAACCTGCAGCCTGGCACCGAACTGGTCAGCAGCAAAGCTTCCCTGATGTTCTACAACGTCTTGGCCGAAAACCGCCGCAAAACCAATCAGGCGGTTTTCTCCGAGATGACCACCATCGGTGAAGAAATCTCCCGGAGTACCAAAACGGTGAAGAAAGCCCTGTCCGGGATCACCCAGGTGGCGGTCAACCTGGAGATGCTGGCGATCAATGCCGCCATCGAGGCCGCCCGGGCCGGAGAAAAAGGGCGCAGCTTTTCGGTGGTGGCGGATGCGGTGAAGGGGACCGCCAGCGAAGCCAAGGTGCTTGTCGAGGGGATCGAATCGGTGAACAACAACAATATTCAGATGTCGCGGAACCTTGAGGATTTGCTGGAAAAGCTGCATTGA
- a CDS encoding radical SAM protein, which yields MSTKSCSGTGNKSGHPCFGGNNHQKAGRIHLAVAPGCNIKCGFCERRFDCANENRPGVTSKVLTPGEAVQRVRQVMAHPLGGPNMRVVGIAGPGDPLANQNTFATFRLVKEAFPQLMLCLSTNGLLLPDRIDELKELGVHSVTVTVNALTPETGARVYQWVQYQGARLKGEDAAKLLLEKQFQGIEAAVAAGMLVKVNSVYIPGVNDHETLPLAVAARKLGATMMNILPLIPQGIFKDRDRPSDLVMDLVRNQAESILSQARHCGQCRADAAGLIGQDIDLNTLQAPVAKAGGVRFAG from the coding sequence ATGTCCACAAAATCCTGTTCCGGAACCGGCAATAAATCGGGTCACCCCTGTTTTGGCGGCAACAATCACCAGAAAGCCGGCAGAATCCACCTGGCGGTCGCTCCGGGATGCAACATCAAGTGCGGCTTCTGTGAGCGGCGTTTTGATTGCGCCAACGAAAACCGTCCTGGCGTGACCAGCAAGGTTCTCACTCCCGGCGAAGCCGTGCAGAGGGTGCGACAGGTTATGGCCCATCCCCTCGGCGGGCCCAATATGAGGGTTGTCGGCATCGCAGGCCCCGGCGATCCCCTTGCCAACCAGAACACCTTCGCTACCTTCAGACTGGTTAAGGAAGCGTTTCCCCAACTGATGCTCTGCCTGTCGACCAACGGACTGCTGCTGCCGGATCGGATAGACGAGCTCAAGGAGCTTGGAGTGCATTCCGTTACTGTAACGGTCAACGCTTTGACACCGGAAACCGGAGCCAGGGTCTACCAGTGGGTGCAGTACCAGGGAGCCCGTCTCAAAGGGGAGGATGCGGCGAAGCTTTTGCTGGAAAAACAGTTTCAGGGCATCGAGGCGGCGGTGGCGGCCGGGATGCTGGTCAAGGTGAATTCGGTCTATATTCCCGGAGTCAACGACCACGAAACCCTGCCGCTGGCTGTAGCCGCCCGCAAACTTGGGGCGACGATGATGAACATCCTGCCGCTGATTCCCCAGGGGATCTTCAAGGATCGTGATCGTCCTTCCGATCTGGTCATGGATCTGGTGCGGAACCAGGCCGAATCGATTCTTTCCCAGGCCCGCCATTGCGGACAGTGCCGGGCCGACGCTGCCGGACTGATCGGGCAGGACATCGACCTGAACACCCTGCAGGCTCCGGTGGCAAAGGCAGGCGGGGTGAGGTTTGCAGGGTAA
- the nifD gene encoding nitrogenase molybdenum-iron protein alpha chain, giving the protein MEKNPEANKAPLEGIEKEKTEELIEKTLDLYPEKARQKRAPHMAANDPGVEGCSVRSNRKTVPGVMSARGCAYAGAKGVVWGPIRDMVHISHGPVGCGWYSWGTRRNLVEGDMGVDVFSAMQFTSDFQEKDVVYGGDKKLEVICREVRELFPLAKGISVLSECPVGLIGDDINAVAKQSSEELDIPVVPCNCEGFRGVSQSLGHHISNDTIRDYIIGTREFAEPATDYDIALIGDYNIGGDAWASKKVLEEMGLNVKAIWTGDGQIEHIAASHQVKLNLIHCYRSMNYMAKVLEEKWGIPWMEFNFFGPTKIAASIRAIAARFDQKIQDNAEKVIAKYQPMMQAVIDEYRPRLEGKRVLLFVGGLRPRHTIGAYEDLGMEVVASGYEFAHNDDYDRTYEEMPKGTLIFDDASEIELEKWVEALRPDLVASGIKEKYVFQKAGVPFRQMHSWDYSGPYHAYDGFPIFARDIDMAINSPTWGLIKAPF; this is encoded by the coding sequence ATGGAAAAGAACCCGGAAGCCAACAAGGCTCCCCTTGAAGGCATTGAAAAAGAAAAAACGGAAGAGCTGATCGAGAAAACCCTCGACCTTTATCCCGAAAAGGCCCGCCAGAAGCGCGCGCCCCATATGGCGGCCAACGATCCCGGCGTCGAAGGCTGCAGCGTCAGGTCCAACCGCAAGACCGTTCCCGGAGTCATGAGCGCCCGTGGCTGTGCCTATGCCGGTGCCAAAGGGGTGGTCTGGGGACCGATCCGCGACATGGTCCACATCTCCCACGGCCCCGTCGGCTGCGGCTGGTACAGCTGGGGCACGCGCCGCAACCTGGTTGAGGGTGACATGGGTGTGGACGTCTTCAGCGCGATGCAGTTTACGTCCGATTTTCAGGAAAAGGACGTCGTCTACGGCGGCGACAAGAAGCTGGAGGTCATCTGCCGCGAAGTGCGGGAACTCTTCCCGCTGGCCAAGGGGATCTCGGTGCTGTCCGAGTGTCCCGTCGGCCTGATCGGCGACGACATCAACGCCGTGGCCAAGCAGTCCTCCGAGGAGCTGGACATTCCGGTGGTGCCCTGTAACTGCGAAGGTTTCCGCGGCGTCAGCCAGTCCCTGGGTCATCACATCTCAAACGACACCATCCGCGACTACATCATCGGCACCCGGGAGTTCGCCGAACCGGCCACCGACTACGACATCGCTCTGATCGGCGACTACAACATCGGCGGCGACGCCTGGGCTTCCAAGAAAGTTTTGGAGGAGATGGGACTGAACGTCAAGGCCATCTGGACTGGCGACGGTCAGATCGAGCACATCGCCGCCTCCCACCAGGTGAAACTGAACCTGATCCACTGCTACCGGTCGATGAACTACATGGCCAAGGTGCTCGAGGAGAAATGGGGCATCCCCTGGATGGAGTTCAACTTCTTCGGTCCGACCAAGATCGCTGCCAGCATTCGGGCCATCGCCGCCCGGTTCGATCAGAAGATCCAGGACAATGCCGAGAAGGTCATCGCCAAATACCAGCCGATGATGCAGGCGGTCATCGACGAGTACCGCCCGCGCCTGGAAGGCAAAAGAGTGCTGCTGTTCGTCGGCGGCCTGCGTCCCCGGCACACCATCGGCGCCTACGAAGATCTGGGCATGGAGGTTGTTGCTTCCGGATACGAGTTTGCTCACAACGACGATTACGACCGGACCTACGAGGAGATGCCCAAGGGCACCCTGATTTTCGACGACGCGTCGGAAATTGAGCTGGAAAAATGGGTCGAAGCCTTACGCCCCGATCTGGTCGCCAGCGGGATCAAGGAGAAGTATGTCTTCCAGAAGGCCGGCGTTCCTTTTCGCCAGATGCACAGCTGGGATTACTCTGGGCCCTACCACGCCTATGACGGCTTCCCGATCTTCGCCCGGGATATCGACATGGCGATCAACAGCCCGACCTGGGGCCTGATCAAGGCGCCGTTCTAG
- the nifX gene encoding nitrogen fixation protein NifX, with protein sequence MKVAFASSDNHHIDQHFGWADKFSIWDVQVDQARFAGLVQVQPSGDDAEDKIEARLGALHDCAIVYVTQIGGPAAARLVAHKIHPIKSKGAETIPEVLEKLREVLQGNPPPWLRKAMLKGERPGS encoded by the coding sequence ATGAAAGTAGCTTTTGCAAGCAGTGACAATCATCATATCGATCAGCACTTCGGCTGGGCTGACAAGTTCTCCATCTGGGACGTGCAGGTGGACCAGGCGAGGTTTGCCGGCCTGGTGCAGGTCCAGCCTTCGGGTGACGATGCCGAGGACAAGATCGAAGCCAGGCTCGGGGCCTTGCACGATTGCGCCATCGTCTATGTCACCCAGATCGGTGGGCCCGCCGCAGCAAGGCTGGTGGCCCACAAAATTCATCCCATAAAGAGCAAGGGTGCGGAAACTATTCCGGAGGTTCTGGAGAAACTGCGGGAGGTTCTGCAGGGCAACCCCCCTCCCTGGCTGCGCAAGGCCATGCTCAAAGGGGAACGGCCGGGCAGTTGA
- a CDS encoding J domain-containing protein: protein MSALISEDEIIKACRTIFGPDITLSREFLAYLQPSGVKSAYRQKVKETHPDSFGGRDIGQQQEQTKLFQDLLAAYETVSGFFKQRESGLWVASTDQVRESRAPRPAENPGHSSPRNDPPKGSYSSSFSSESLPSRQLEIGLFLYYQGIITYRQLIDALIWQRRQRPNLGDIAQRWGWLTEKDVKAILCHRGIMGRFGQKALRLKYLTDRQLNTLLFFQRSRQKKLGQYFVEKEILLAEEIERLVQEQKNHNSRAALERFRRGFPR from the coding sequence TTGTCCGCTCTTATTTCTGAAGATGAAATAATCAAGGCCTGCCGAACCATTTTCGGACCGGATATTACCCTTTCCCGGGAGTTCCTTGCCTATCTCCAGCCCAGCGGGGTCAAGTCGGCTTACAGACAGAAAGTCAAGGAGACCCACCCCGATTCCTTCGGCGGCCGCGACATTGGGCAGCAGCAGGAGCAGACAAAACTTTTCCAGGACCTTCTGGCCGCATACGAAACCGTTTCCGGCTTCTTCAAACAACGGGAAAGCGGACTTTGGGTAGCGTCCACCGACCAGGTTCGTGAATCACGCGCACCCCGGCCGGCAGAAAACCCAGGCCACAGCTCGCCCCGGAATGACCCGCCCAAAGGATCCTATTCCAGTTCCTTTTCCTCCGAGAGCTTGCCTTCGCGTCAACTGGAAATCGGGCTTTTCCTTTATTATCAAGGGATTATTACTTACCGGCAGTTGATCGACGCCCTTATCTGGCAGCGGCGTCAAAGACCCAACCTCGGCGATATCGCCCAACGCTGGGGATGGCTGACGGAAAAGGATGTAAAGGCCATACTCTGCCACAGGGGGATCATGGGGCGCTTCGGCCAGAAAGCTCTTCGTCTGAAGTATCTGACCGACCGCCAGCTCAACACTCTCCTGTTCTTTCAGCGCTCCCGGCAGAAAAAGCTTGGACAGTATTTTGTCGAAAAGGAGATTCTTCTGGCTGAAGAGATTGAGCGACTCGTTCAGGAGCAGAAAAACCACAACAGCAGAGCAGCCCTTGAACGTTTTCGCCGCGGCTTCCCCAGATAG
- a CDS encoding methyl-accepting chemotaxis protein — MKNLKISYKIFLLSGSMLVIFTLVMSWMYFSAKTNVMDGRRQELRHLVESAWGVLDHYAQQAAQGLLSEEEAQERAKEAVKALRFGEDNYFWINDMQPRMIMHPTQENLVGQDLSQTKDSHDKAMFLEMVDLCRKEGQGFVDYAFPKPGSEKPVDKISYVKKMDRWNWVVGAGHYIDDLQKTLNRILFGTLTVLFILIAGAVAVTLMVSRQISVPLKKAVEAMEKLGNGNFDVILGQNREDEIGRISCAFDKAVENLREIFVAVRSMGVKIASNSVRLIKQVDVSASHAREQSEISNDIFASSKEATAAHGEISNNTQKICASTSSNLDKAKSSFKELMDVNGHMNSMADKIEGYTRTINQMDAESQEIKKIVTLIKSIATQTSLLSLNAAIEAARAGQAGKGFAIVADEVKKLAEEVNIASENIAEKINAMLGHIETSIGESKEVAKYAQVTKTAVAKSCDNFKDMIVEFERNDDQLQGITASVEELSAANDEIHGKVTTINEVSQEVAQLMEEAKNLSEDLYEITETLLGNNSRFKTGRGYGEVVVTNGMDLRRKVRDMIEEMNSRGVNVFDQNYQPIPGTNPQKYRTAYDETLATRIQPLLDGLLNETKGCSFVLCVDANGYAPTHNSIYSRPLTGDYETDRTNSRDKRMFDDKAGLKSARNTKPVLLHSYLRDTGEVLSEFALPIKVAGKHWGAIRIGIAPEMIMD, encoded by the coding sequence GTGAAAAACCTTAAAATCAGCTACAAGATTTTCCTCCTGAGCGGAAGCATGCTGGTGATCTTCACCCTTGTCATGTCCTGGATGTATTTTTCCGCCAAAACGAATGTCATGGATGGGCGGCGTCAGGAACTGCGACATCTGGTAGAGTCGGCCTGGGGCGTACTGGATCACTACGCCCAGCAGGCCGCCCAAGGCCTTCTTTCCGAGGAAGAGGCCCAGGAAAGAGCCAAGGAAGCGGTTAAAGCCCTTCGCTTCGGGGAAGACAACTATTTCTGGATCAACGACATGCAGCCGCGCATGATCATGCACCCGACCCAGGAAAACCTTGTCGGCCAGGATCTTTCCCAGACGAAGGACTCCCACGACAAGGCGATGTTTCTCGAAATGGTCGACCTGTGCCGCAAAGAAGGTCAGGGGTTCGTCGACTATGCCTTCCCGAAACCGGGCAGTGAAAAACCGGTCGACAAAATCAGTTATGTCAAAAAAATGGACCGGTGGAACTGGGTCGTCGGTGCAGGCCATTATATCGACGACCTTCAAAAAACCCTTAACCGGATTCTTTTCGGCACCCTGACCGTACTGTTCATTCTGATCGCAGGTGCTGTTGCCGTGACTCTGATGGTTTCCCGCCAGATATCGGTGCCTCTCAAAAAAGCCGTAGAAGCCATGGAAAAACTGGGCAACGGCAACTTCGATGTCATTCTCGGGCAGAATCGTGAGGATGAAATCGGGCGCATTTCCTGCGCCTTCGACAAGGCCGTCGAAAACCTCCGGGAGATTTTCGTCGCGGTCAGAAGCATGGGTGTCAAGATCGCATCGAATTCCGTGCGTCTGATCAAGCAGGTTGATGTGTCGGCCAGCCACGCCCGCGAGCAGAGCGAAATCTCCAACGATATTTTTGCCAGCAGCAAGGAGGCGACCGCCGCCCACGGCGAAATCTCCAACAACACTCAGAAGATCTGCGCCTCCACCAGCAGCAATCTGGACAAGGCCAAGTCCTCCTTCAAGGAACTGATGGACGTCAACGGCCACATGAACAGCATGGCCGACAAGATTGAGGGGTACACCCGCACCATCAACCAGATGGATGCCGAATCCCAGGAAATCAAGAAGATCGTCACCCTGATCAAGTCGATCGCCACCCAGACCTCGCTGCTGTCACTGAATGCCGCCATCGAAGCGGCCCGGGCGGGTCAGGCGGGCAAAGGGTTTGCCATCGTGGCCGACGAAGTCAAGAAGCTGGCCGAAGAGGTGAACATCGCCAGCGAAAACATCGCCGAAAAGATCAACGCGATGCTCGGCCACATCGAAACCTCCATCGGCGAGTCGAAGGAGGTGGCCAAGTATGCCCAGGTGACCAAGACCGCGGTGGCCAAGTCCTGTGACAATTTCAAGGACATGATCGTCGAATTCGAAAGAAATGACGACCAGTTGCAGGGGATCACCGCTTCGGTGGAAGAACTTTCGGCAGCCAACGATGAAATCCACGGCAAGGTCACCACCATCAACGAAGTCAGCCAGGAGGTGGCCCAGTTGATGGAGGAAGCCAAAAACCTCTCCGAGGACCTGTATGAAATCACCGAGACCCTGCTCGGCAACAACTCCCGGTTCAAGACCGGCCGAGGCTATGGCGAGGTGGTCGTCACCAACGGCATGGATCTGCGCCGCAAGGTTCGCGACATGATCGAGGAAATGAACAGCCGAGGGGTCAATGTTTTCGACCAGAACTACCAGCCGATCCCCGGAACGAATCCTCAAAAATACAGGACCGCCTACGATGAAACCCTGGCCACCAGGATCCAGCCCCTGCTCGACGGTCTGCTGAATGAAACCAAGGGTTGCAGCTTCGTACTCTGCGTCGACGCCAACGGCTATGCGCCCACCCACAACAGCATCTACTCCCGCCCGTTGACCGGCGATTACGAAACTGACCGGACCAACAGCCGCGACAAGCGGATGTTTGACGACAAAGCCGGGCTCAAGTCGGCCAGAAATACCAAGCCGGTGCTGCTCCACAGCTATCTCCGCGATACCGGTGAAGTCCTGTCGGAGTTCGCCCTGCCGATCAAAGTCGCCGGAAAACATTGGGGAGCTATCCGTATCGGCATCGCCCCCGAAATGATCATGGACTGA
- the nifH gene encoding nitrogenase iron protein: MAKKIRQLAIYGKGGIGKSTTTQNTVAGLASLGKKVMIVGCDPKADSTRLMLHAKAQETVMDKVRELGTVEDLELEDVLKTGFGGVRCVESGGPEPGVGCAGRGVITAINFLEEEGAYTDDLDFVFYDVLGDVVCGGFAMPIRENKAQEIYIVVSGEMMAMYAANNICKGIVKYASSGSVRLGGLICNSRNTDREADLIEALAKKLGTQMIHFVPRDNQVQRAELRRMTVIEYSPDHPQANEYRELARKIDENKMLVVPTPLTMDELEDLLLEFGIIEEDDESVIGKAESA; this comes from the coding sequence ATGGCCAAGAAAATCAGACAACTCGCTATCTACGGCAAAGGCGGCATCGGCAAATCGACCACCACCCAGAATACCGTCGCTGGTCTGGCGTCCCTGGGCAAGAAGGTGATGATCGTCGGTTGCGACCCCAAAGCCGACTCCACCCGTCTGATGCTGCATGCCAAGGCGCAGGAAACGGTTATGGACAAGGTCAGGGAACTCGGCACGGTTGAGGACCTGGAACTTGAGGACGTGCTCAAGACCGGTTTCGGCGGCGTCCGCTGCGTCGAGTCCGGCGGTCCCGAACCCGGTGTCGGCTGTGCCGGCCGCGGCGTCATCACCGCCATCAACTTCCTCGAGGAGGAGGGCGCCTATACCGATGATCTCGATTTCGTCTTCTACGACGTTCTCGGCGACGTCGTCTGCGGCGGGTTCGCCATGCCGATCCGGGAGAACAAGGCCCAGGAGATCTACATCGTCGTCTCCGGCGAAATGATGGCCATGTATGCCGCCAACAACATTTGCAAAGGGATCGTCAAGTACGCCTCTTCGGGCAGCGTACGGCTCGGCGGCCTGATCTGCAACTCCCGTAACACGGACCGCGAAGCCGATCTGATCGAGGCCCTGGCCAAGAAGCTCGGAACCCAGATGATCCATTTCGTGCCCCGCGACAACCAGGTGCAGAGGGCGGAACTGCGACGCATGACCGTCATCGAATACTCGCCCGATCATCCCCAGGCCAACGAATACCGCGAACTGGCCCGCAAGATCGATGAAAACAAAATGCTGGTTGTTCCCACTCCCCTGACCATGGACGAGCTGGAAGACCTGCTGCTGGAATTCGGCATCATCGAGGAAGACGACGAAAGCGTAATCGGCAAGGCCGAATCGGCTTGA
- a CDS encoding MBL fold metallo-hydrolase: MRKPDHLFRYLEPTFFAGLLDDPVLLIRIRPLGRNLLFDCGQIHHLAKRVLKQIDAIFISHAHMDHFMGIDTFIRHVLVSPRTFDLFGPPGLADKLQYKLGGYDWNLAEHFWCSLRVHEVWEDRIVLWVFSGPEGFARNLEGELERGDAVIYQNDYLRVEARLADHKIPVLMFRCRERPSFSIDESALEAAGLVCGPWLAELKRRFYRRFAEKSPLRVPCRDGDGKVEKLVDAAELYRRIRRVRPSASLGYITDVGFTGSNLARMESFLQKTSLLIAECAFLREDLDKARNSFHLCTEDFNLLLDRLRPSCFLPMHLSKTYNGRTDQLYRELSPPQGTTLLKLPEHLLSRPLFPSEVRCPEPYFRVDS, from the coding sequence GTGCGCAAACCTGACCATCTGTTTCGTTACCTGGAACCCACCTTTTTCGCCGGCCTGCTCGACGATCCGGTGCTGCTGATCCGGATCAGACCCTTGGGGCGGAATCTTCTTTTCGATTGCGGGCAGATCCATCACTTGGCCAAACGGGTGCTGAAGCAGATTGATGCCATTTTCATCAGCCATGCCCACATGGATCATTTCATGGGGATCGACACCTTTATCCGCCATGTGCTGGTCTCGCCCCGAACCTTTGATCTGTTCGGGCCTCCCGGCCTTGCGGACAAGCTGCAGTACAAACTGGGCGGGTACGACTGGAATCTTGCCGAGCACTTCTGGTGCAGTCTCCGTGTTCATGAAGTCTGGGAGGACCGGATTGTCCTCTGGGTGTTTTCCGGCCCTGAGGGGTTTGCCCGGAATCTCGAAGGGGAGCTTGAGCGTGGCGATGCGGTTATCTATCAGAACGATTATCTGCGGGTCGAGGCCCGCCTGGCAGATCACAAGATCCCCGTGTTAATGTTCCGCTGCCGTGAGCGACCCTCCTTCTCCATCGACGAATCCGCTCTGGAAGCGGCCGGTCTGGTTTGCGGACCCTGGCTGGCGGAATTGAAAAGGCGTTTTTACCGAAGGTTTGCCGAAAAGTCTCCTCTGCGCGTACCCTGCCGGGACGGAGACGGCAAGGTCGAAAAGCTGGTCGATGCGGCCGAACTGTATCGCCGGATTCGCAGGGTACGCCCCTCCGCCAGTCTCGGCTATATCACCGATGTCGGCTTCACCGGAAGCAACCTCGCCCGCATGGAAAGTTTTCTGCAGAAAACATCGCTGCTGATTGCCGAATGCGCCTTTCTGCGCGAGGATCTGGACAAGGCCCGCAACTCCTTTCATCTGTGCACCGAGGATTTCAATCTGCTTCTCGACCGCCTGCGCCCCTCCTGTTTCCTGCCGATGCACCTTTCCAAGACCTACAATGGCCGTACTGATCAGCTTTACCGGGAACTGTCCCCGCCCCAAGGCACGACCCTCCTGAAATTGCCGGAGCATCTCCTGTCGCGGCCCCTGTTCCCATCCGAGGTACGGTGCCCGGAACCTTATTTTAGAGTCGACTCCTAA
- a CDS encoding NifB/NifX family molybdenum-iron cluster-binding protein: protein MRIAVATRSGQEVDVHFGQADSFTIYDVDEQEIRRKSVITVEKYCSSDPNHTFHETRFAAIAKVLDGCRVVVSQQIGDVPRAALTRSGILHVNGQGSLEQALRKAYLLISGGGVDGPLGPAGA from the coding sequence ATGAGAATCGCGGTAGCAACCCGCTCAGGGCAAGAGGTCGATGTCCATTTCGGCCAGGCCGATTCTTTCACCATCTATGATGTCGATGAACAGGAAATCCGCCGCAAAAGTGTGATTACGGTGGAAAAATACTGTTCCAGCGACCCTAATCATACCTTTCATGAAACCCGCTTCGCCGCCATCGCCAAGGTTCTGGATGGGTGCCGGGTCGTGGTAAGCCAACAGATCGGCGATGTGCCCAGGGCGGCACTGACCCGCTCCGGCATTCTGCATGTCAATGGACAGGGCTCCCTCGAACAGGCCCTGCGAAAAGCTTATCTCCTGATCTCCGGGGGAGGTGTTGACGGGCCACTCGGTCCGGCCGGTGCGTAA
- the nifK gene encoding nitrogenase molybdenum-iron protein subunit beta, whose translation MSKTCTVKKVTEITPEEVARVKEWINSEEYREKNLAREAVVINPAHTCQPLGAQLVAHGFEGTLPFVHGSQGCASYYRSSLNRHFREPAPAVSSAMTEDGAVFGGQNNLFEGLENAYKLYHPKMIAIFTSCMPEIIGDDLTAFIINARKGGHIPQDFPVPYANTPSFNGTHINGYDAMLKSILAYLSEGKKVEGKDNGKLNLIPGFDANTGNYREYRRICEAFGIPVTILADISESFDSPLDGTYRPYPGGTPLEEAADVLNAHATLSMQKHATGETLKWLKEQTDSPVEELPYPIGIANTDAFLVKLAELFGKEVPAALKAERGRAVDAMTDAHQYLHNKKFAIYGDPDFLAGMISFLLEMGAKPYHIVCSRGNKRVGKYLQALLDKSPYGKGCQIWMNKDLWHLRSIVATDPVDALLGDTHGKFISRDTGIPLIRVGFPIMDRVNLHRLPFIGYQGAINLLSSIANTFLDEVDRNCENRNFEMMR comes from the coding sequence ATGAGCAAAACCTGCACAGTTAAAAAAGTGACCGAAATCACACCGGAAGAGGTGGCTCGGGTCAAGGAATGGATCAACAGTGAAGAATATCGCGAAAAGAACCTCGCCCGCGAGGCGGTGGTCATCAACCCGGCTCACACCTGCCAGCCCCTCGGGGCGCAACTGGTCGCCCACGGTTTCGAAGGCACCCTGCCTTTCGTCCACGGGTCTCAGGGCTGTGCATCCTATTACCGCAGCAGCCTCAACCGTCACTTCCGCGAGCCGGCTCCCGCCGTATCCAGCGCCATGACCGAGGACGGGGCGGTGTTCGGCGGCCAGAACAATCTTTTCGAAGGCCTTGAAAACGCCTACAAGCTCTATCACCCGAAAATGATCGCCATCTTCACCTCCTGCATGCCGGAGATCATCGGCGACGACTTGACCGCCTTCATCATCAACGCGCGCAAGGGCGGTCACATCCCGCAGGATTTTCCGGTTCCTTATGCCAATACGCCGAGCTTCAACGGCACCCACATCAATGGCTACGATGCGATGCTGAAGTCGATCCTCGCCTACCTCAGCGAAGGCAAAAAGGTCGAGGGGAAGGACAACGGCAAACTCAACCTCATCCCCGGTTTCGACGCGAATACCGGAAACTACCGGGAGTACAGAAGGATCTGCGAAGCATTTGGAATTCCTGTCACGATTCTGGCAGATATCTCGGAATCCTTCGATTCGCCTCTGGACGGAACCTACAGGCCTTACCCGGGAGGCACGCCGCTGGAGGAAGCAGCCGATGTGTTGAATGCCCATGCAACCCTGTCCATGCAGAAACATGCCACCGGCGAGACACTCAAATGGCTCAAGGAGCAGACCGACTCACCGGTCGAGGAGTTGCCTTACCCCATCGGCATCGCCAATACCGACGCCTTCCTGGTAAAACTCGCTGAACTGTTCGGCAAGGAGGTACCTGCCGCCCTCAAGGCCGAAAGGGGGAGGGCAGTGGACGCCATGACCGATGCCCACCAGTACCTGCACAACAAGAAGTTCGCCATCTACGGCGATCCGGATTTTCTGGCCGGCATGATCAGCTTCCTGCTGGAGATGGGGGCAAAGCCCTATCACATTGTCTGCAGCCGCGGAAACAAGAGGGTTGGCAAATACCTGCAGGCTCTGCTGGACAAATCGCCCTACGGCAAAGGGTGCCAGATCTGGATGAACAAAGACCTGTGGCATCTGCGCAGTATCGTGGCGACAGACCCGGTCGATGCCCTTCTAGGAGACACCCATGGGAAATTCATCTCCCGGGATACCGGCATACCACTGATTCGGGTCGGATTCCCGATCATGGACCGGGTCAACCTGCATCGTCTGCCTTTTATCGGCTACCAGGGGGCGATCAACCTTCTGTCGTCCATTGCCAACACCTTCCTGGACGAGGTGGATCGTAATTGTGAAAACCGGAATTTTGAAATGATGAGATGA